In the genome of Populus trichocarpa isolate Nisqually-1 chromosome 10, P.trichocarpa_v4.1, whole genome shotgun sequence, the window CTACATGGATTTACACCCATACAACCTTTGATTAACAACAGCAAGAGGTAAAGATCCAGCATGGATGCTAAAATTGATCTCCTCCATCGACGTCACCGGTGTCGAGATACGCGAACTTGTTAGTTTCAATACCGAAGTCTGGCTCAAGAGACGATGGCACAAtaataagatgaaaatataaagagGATGAACTAGCACCGAACAGAATACTACATGGCACTACCTTCGAAGGAGCACCGTCAACCAAAAAGCTCCTAACACCAGGTCGTGCTACCAATTCATTGCAGCTTGCACAGAAAATGGAGAGAAAATTAAACACGACCCCGCCTTAATTCCCTCACCCCTTTGATGAATCAAAGCGGAGATCAGTTTTCGAATTAGCACGcgaaaatgcagaaaaatcatcTTCTCAGACATTCTGTTATGTTAGaataaaaaccattattttcattattgatattttataacaatttaattttttagtttaaatgaCTAGttaatacaatataaatttcaagttcGTATTTGTGCCATCtacattttttaatcaattaaaaagaattaatgcaGAACGGGTTTCCCACTAAATTAATTTGGGTCGGGTTTTATAGAAAGATCAAACAAGGGGAGGACCATTGCAGTAATTAAGCTGCGTGCAAACCATGATTACATAGATCAAGTACTGCATCTGGACCAAACATGGAACCAACGCAGGAGTTGCAACCTTCCCTGATCGgctgcccacaagtgtttaaagacttgttttttctttgttttaaaaaagtattttttttaaaaaaattaattttatttttatttttttttaattaatatttttagattattttgatatattgatattaaaaataattttttaaatatattttaaaacaaaaaatactttaaaaataattatcattatacTTGTCATCAGTCAAAGGTTAGGACATCTACCAGGCCAACTTGACACGTCTTCTGCAGTACGAGGGAAATAAAGCAAGATTTGCCCAGGTGTGTTGTCTTGTGTGCCCATGGTTTTGGGTACATATGGAGTACTGGAGCTTGACTTGTTTTATATTGTCATAAAGTGCggtagaaattatattttatttagttaaaatttataaaatttatatttaattaaaacatttataatttcattcatCTCTTAAATAAACAGTGGTGGGAGTGATTCactcttcacaaaaaaaaaaaaaagcaacattgAGCTGACTCTAACAACCCTTAATTAATGGTAGGGTCCATGAACAATAAATCAAGTTTCACTCGTtaccaaataataatttttcatggtttGCTTCAAAAGTAGAAGCAACCACGAAAACAAACAGGCACTGAAACAAACGCGATTCCTCCTTTTATTCTAACCGGTTCTTTTAAAGTGTATCTGgtattgtgtttcaaaaatatatttgaaaaaatataattttttttactttaaattaattttttttaatatttttcatatcattttaatgtgttgatgtcaaaaataatttttaaaaatataaaaaatattattttaatatattttaaaataaaaaataccttaaaaaaacaattgctaaGCATCTCCCAAACACATTTAGGGTCTCCGTTTCAGGGCTTGCCACTCTCACCCCTGACTTCTCATTCCAGAACAGAGCAAATACAATGAGTTTCCATGTGAAATTTGATTGTTTATacatatttctttgttttaacaGAACAATTGTTAGACTACTAAAGATATTCtcggaaaaaattaaataaacttatCTACTGacattaacacaaaaaaaaagccttTTATATCATCCAGCTTGACACATGAGAGAATGTCGCCTGcagatattttattcaatttttttttttgccaatacGGGTTGCCCTTTCGCTTGAATATTAAGCCAATTAGCcctcttatttcttattaacaACCAGAATCAAGTGGATATATGGGCTCGGCTCATTGTCCATCCATTTACATACGACTGGGTCAACGGTAAGCCTCTCCTACAGCCCCAggtaaaaaatttctaaaagcCAACTCAAAAAACAACGACACTCATTGGACCAATGGGCCCCCATTGATGGTTGCTAGGGGAACCCAGTGATCCAATGGTTGGGATTTGAGTTCATTCGAGGAGGCTATCCACCAAAAACACTTGAGTCCGTGGCGGTCAAGAGTTTTTCAGTGCTCACCTATTTTTGGCTCGAGtgaattgtgtatttttttttcacgtgCCACTTATATATTACATTTAggaatgataatttaattaaaaggaatgataatttaattaaaatttgatagatactaatacaatattttatggataaataacttatttaatagataataaataatatatgaatactgtgaaatccaaaaaaaataatatttatatcatatggatatatttgtaattatttagattttttttaatataacatgatatatacatatctttatattgatataaaatatatacatgtataatatttatcatttaatacacacacacacacacttgaaatatatattagctataattattttttattaaataataaataatggaaaataatagatattcaaaattcaattaataatttataaatatgaaattttttttattaaataaataataaatattgaatgaatATCATAAAATCTATCCACGGTGACTATCCCCTGCTTCGCATCCGCTGAACCaggtgcaaaaaaaaaaaaaaaaattcttccacAAAATCATTaccaattgaaatttgaaagtgGGCGTTAATCCTGTAATGTTATAATTTATCATTGGGCATATGTGCCTTTTTTACCACtgttttgatatgcttttttttttctataagaagTTGTTTTCGAAATTTTCATTAACCACAgtaaattttatctttgtttatgCCTTAAAAAAATCGTTAGTTCTTCGACTGTaacttttaagtttttaaaagctgttttcaatttttcccCCCCGAAAGAAATAGCAACGATACCAAACAGGCTCTTATTCATTTGATCATCTAACTTTAGGTGTTAAAAAACAATACCGTCTGGGCCACCAATCCGAAGCCCAAACTTCCTCAACTCCCgccaattttaaaaactaaacccAGTTTTAGCGCGCCCAGccaaaaaagaagtaaaactcACACTTCACACCTCACAGCTGACAGTTCCCATCTCTCTTTCCTTCCACATCACCACCTCTTGCCTCTCCTAATCTGCGATTGCTCCAAATAACCATCTAGCTAAACCCTAGATCCGCCCACGGTCGCAGAAATGGCTGGTCAATCTGACTCTACCATGTCTCTATTTTCTTCTGAAGAGGTGCCTTTCCTTCTCTCTATACACGATAAATCTGTGGTTGGTTGTTTATGCTTGCCTGCTGTTTTGATGTACAGATTGAATTTATGGCAGAAGATGAAATGGTGGAGATTGTTCCAAATTTGAGGATGGattctctcaattttatttgtgtaatgcctccctctctccctctcttacACGCACAAAAATACTTGTatgcgtttttttttcttcaattttgtttggtttaatatttctttttgtaatttattgatTTGGTGTAATGGCAGGGGGATTATGGACCATTTTATCCACAATTGGCAGCTCAAGTGCCGATTTGGTTAGCTCTGGCTTTGAAGAAGAGAGGGAAATGCACAATCAGGCTTCCTCAGTGGATGTCAATTGGTGCGTTCTGGACCGTGGTGATATTAGTTTCCCGCTCTTCTTTCAATCAGATGCAGCTATTTATTCCACTGTTATCTCAGGCTAGGAATTTAACTGTTCTTGCTGTATTTCTATCAGAAACTAAGTTGTAGATTGCAGTCTTTCTCATTGTTCTTTTGGCTTTGTGGACTAGAAAATTTGACTCAGGTTTTGGAAGCAGAACGGGACTCTCACGCATTCCAGCCTTTACCCTTTCATTACGTGGAAATCTCAAGACTTCTTTTCGACCTGTAAGTACTGAAACATTCCTGTTTTACCTCGCACTTCATTGATGACAATATTGAATGTCAACTCTAATTTTGTGAATGCAGTGCACGTGAGGACATTCCTGACATGTATATGGTAAGCTTTGGCGATTCCTTCATCTCTTTCAgttgtgtttttgtgtttttggcatAAATGTCATATTTACCCGTTAATAGGTGAGGTCACTTATCGAGGATATCAGAGATGTAAGATTTCATAAAGTGGAGACTAATCTAGAAAAGTTTACTGCATCTACGGTGACGGTATGCTTGCTGTCTCTCTTTACCATTTGAAAGTTGTATATTCTTGTAAAATCTGATCTTGGTTGAGAGGATGATCTGGCTTATGTTGGGCAAAAGTGAAGAGTAAATTGTTAATATGCACGTTCCGATAAAGGATGATCTGGCTTATGTTGAGAGGATGATCTGAACCACTGCATCTAACTGGACAATGATGGACAtcgataaattaattaaagtgcAAGAATCAGAGCATTTGGCAGTGTGCCTAAGTGCATCCATGGGAGAAATATAGATTGTGAAATCAGGGATGAAAAGCACCCTTCTTATTTCAAATACCAGTGTTCTGAAAAAATTACTTAACCaatgaaaggaaaagagatAAAAAGTACCTCACCTTTTCCACTTAAGTAAAGATGTAGATATAAAAGAAGTTTGTCACACTGAAAATTGATGCCGTTGTCTTGCATGCTTGAGTACCCTCCTTGCAACCGGCAATCAACTTCATAGTTGAGAGTTGAGTAGATGTTGAGACTTTTAACTTAACATACAACAATATCTTATATCCTTTCTGGAAAGGAAGGATGAATTGTTCTTAGGAACTTCCATCAAGAATATAGGCAGTGGTTGATGCTGTTAACAGAGACATTCTCATCTGCTTGTTGGATTTGTCAAATGGTGTCAGCTTTTGCGTTTGCCTATTAGTAGGATTGTTGGAAAGCTCTTTGTTAATTCTTGGATTTTGATTCATTCTTCATCATGTTGTGATTATACTGTACCTTTGTTAGATCTTGCATTCTGCTGCTCTGTGAAGTGATGTCTTGAATTTGATATTGCAGTGGAAAAATATGTCTGCAATGGAAGTCAATGTAATCCGTGCATTTGCTGGGAGAGCTCTGCAGGCATTTTATAAGCATGATAATGAACAGCAAACACCAGATACAGACAGAACGCTGGATAAACAGCCACAAATACCTACTGACAGGCCAAAAGTATGCCATCTCTTAATATCAGATTTATATGTCTGTGCATTGGCGGACTTATgtgttcattttatttcattattatgaAATCGAGAAATGTATTGGTGCAGTGGTAAATGATGGTCAAACTTTTTGTGCAATGCTCGGTGCTTCTTTACCTCCTAAccattgaaaatgaaaattgtgTAACAGTGAAAAAAGAATTGGTGGACTATTATTTCAAAAGTGCTACGCCACCGGCCCAGGTTTCCTTTATTTAACTAATTTTCTTGTTCTGCAGCGAAATTTGAAGCCTCGATAAGAAGTCATCATCTTCTCGAATTCCCTTCCTATCTCAACCTGAAAAGAGTACATTCTGCAGGTGACCATAGAAGGTATTTCAGTTTCTTTGACCTTTCTCACAAAAATCATGTCCCATGCTCATCGTAGTGATGAAATGACAGTAGATTTTGCGCAGAGCCTTTTTCAGCACTATATGTAtaagctaattttattttttttcttattaagcaCAATAACATGTGAAGGTTCCTCGATATGTAGAATCCAAATGTCTCCCTCCATGTTCACAGCTATCCAAAATGAATTTGTCAAATTGTGGGTGGAGTGATTTCTGGGTCTTATTTCACATGTATAACTTTGTGTAAGGCAATTCTAGGAGGTAACatgttaaaattgattttctggGATGTGTATATCTTGATGtttagatgaaaatatttaCATTTGTTAAAGGTCTGACATGGCAGTGAAAATGTGGTGGAAGGTAGCTTGATAGAGATGACTCAGATGCATATTAGGAAGTTTGAATCAGGATTGCGTGCTTCCAAACTCAACCTTGTCATGCTAAATCTGGTCATAATGTTTAGGTTTCTATCTAGTCAGCATATTTTAAAACTGAATCTATAGTCTGACTGTGTGGGCATTAGGATAGAATTTTCATTTGATGttgtaaattgttttgattttgtctCATGTTCTGAAACAACCATGGGTCACGCAAGCAATGGTTTGGTGACTGATTGCGGTCTTAGaaagcgtttgggaacgcggttgaaaccgcgttcccacaaaattaatttttttttttgctaaaatttaatacggtttgtacgttttgaatcgttttgatgtgctgatgtcaaaaatgatttttaaaaaatgaaaaaacatcattggcatgcatttcggcacgaaaagttatttgaaaagcaaccgctaccacactgacAAACATACCCTAACTTGGACTTATAGATTTTCTGATGAAAGTTGCCTGAATGctaatttggatttattttggTCATGCATTTTTCCTGGAAAGAGGTGCCATTATTCAAATTgatttcaaaacttaatttcacagtaaatatttattattttttgagggCTCAAGAAGTTTGGAAAAGCAGATGTTAGGTACTCATGGAAATGCACTATTTGTTTAGAAAAAGCTCATTTTCTTGGAATTCCTTATTGGCATTTCACTAGACATTGTTTATCTACATATGCTACAAAATTCTGTGCTCACTACCATTTGTTAAGTCCTGTCGGTACACATCTACCTATTTGCTTTCTGTTGGGCTGTATTTTGTTCCTAGATACGCCTCAACGTTTCCTGCTCTAGACTTTTGTTTGATGACTTTACGCTTCCTAGGTAAATTATATGTTCTAAAATAGACTTTAACTAGATTGGTGGCTGCTGTGACGCTGCCCGCTGCCCCAAATTTcttttacctaaaaaaaaaagttcaagggactattatatttttttaaaagtgaaatttaataactaggttaaattttgataatataataaaaaaatatggtaacaataaaaaaaataatttttttaaaaatactgcTCTCGGCAaagctgcaaaaaaaaaaaagacaaaaaaatatcaactctcgttaactttttaaatttatgattcgGGTTATCAGACCGGAAgcattatacataaaaaaaatcatgatctaaaatataaaaggttggaggattaaattgaaaaataaaattacataaaaaaataaaaaataaaaaataaaagaatgagggttaaaactaaaataaaaaataaatttttaattagagttaaattaaaaagaataaaaatattaacaaaagaaaaaaaaatcaaaagaataaagactagaataaaataaacaatgcattataaacttggattgaatgatgaaatttaaaataatgaattttttataaaaaaccaagaaaaaaataaaaaatctaaagaataaATAATCAAGTTTAAAACATCAATacatgatacaaaaaaaattaaacctttagaaattttcaacatgttttttaatataaaaaaattttctaaatataaattgaaaaaattatgcatacatccaattaaataaatcaagaactatcatgtaatttttttttaaaagtcattaacgataaataaaaataaaattgaaaaagttaagagacaaatatagattaaaatatttaatatcgtaatataaatcatttacctagttgtgtttaatgaatttggttttaaaatcaatttgtaataggaattgacacataaaatttattaaataataatttttctcgatctcatatatgttttttagtcattttaaggttaaaaaaaacctaatttgaaCTCTTATCATATCAAACTatttaacacaaaaattaattgttttggtGACTGTAATTGTTGCAATGATATGTTTCTTACTCTGAGTCGGAACTTGGCGAGCTctcttttttctcataaaaaaagaacttgaaaatgatgaaaataaaatttgatattaaaattaaaatttctaaaattaaaaggaccgatcacctaatattaaaaagataggaGATTAGAATgtacttttaaaacaaatttgaaagccatcatttattttactgtttttttcactttagtcctctatttttcaatttaactctctctctcaaaaaaatatgtaattgagtgctaatttgggtttaaaataacttaattgtgaagaaaaaaaaagttaatgattaaatttaaaattttaaaaaataatcattactataatttatattaatttatgacAGTAAATAGTGTTGACAGCTATAATTTTTTCGCCACATGAATTAGTTTCTATGATAAAAATAAGGAACAGCTCTGAGGCATCTCccctttatttttaacaataataccTGTCAATAATCCACAAAATGCACCTAAAATCGCAAAAGAGAATCCTTTCATATTGAAATTTAAACGGATAGATGCATGTAGGTATATTCCTTGAGGTCCAACTAGTAAGAAGCAGAACACGCTGAGCGTCCCAGTTAAGTTCTGGCCTGTGGGGCCATTAAAGCAGTGCTTGTTTGCATATGCTGTGACTGACATCCATAAAATGATGGACAAGGTCTGGTCCTCTTGGATGCCTGACATCCATAAAATGGCTCatcttttgaaaagttttacaaCTTGTGCGGAAACAGAACCTTGGACCAGGAATGCGGGTGGGAAGACAGCAGTCattatgattttctttggtAAATTAGCCTTAAAATAGAGGGAGTCTAAAAGTTTTAAGCCTTTAGGTTTTCTTGTCGGGTGGTGGGAAATATATAACATGGTTCCGCACTAAAGTTTCTAGTACTGCTGTTTGAAGAGTTTAATGCACGGGAAGGCCAGCCTTGAGGCTAATTTTAAGGGAGACAGACATCTAAGTGACGTAAATTAGGATCCAGAAACGCTTGTTTAAGTAAATGATGAATGGATCTAATTTTTCGAACCATGAGGTGCTAGTATTGGAAGTTGACTATGGCTATTGGAGATTGGCCTGCTTTCGCTTTGCATCAAATCCATCCAGTTAATTTGTTATTAGATggtgaataaaatattatttctcgTGCACCATCAGAAATTAGTTCAGCATATGATGCTGGTCTGAGTTGTGATTTATTATCCTTTTCGCCATTGTTTTGGCAATTATTAgattccttctctctttttttcctagtttttaATTAAGCCATGATTAGATTCTCCTTAAAAGTCGACCCGTTTAGCAATTATTAGATTCCCAAAGAGGCAGGAAGAAAATTCTTTATTGCACAATTGAAACCCCATTGCAGGGAATGCTTCCAAAATTGGGAGAAATGGATGGTTCTAGCGATGAACGGGTTTGAAACTGATTGACTCGCTAATATTTCTAACCACAATCCTAGGCTAAGCATGTTATGAATTGGAGTTTGAAAATTATCGTCGactttatcataaaataatggTATCATTTTCCTGAACATGGAACATTTTTAGCGTTTGACCTTAAAAATGGGTCCAGAGGCCATCGCCTGGCGTGGACCAGTAGACACTTAGAAGTCAGAATGAGCAGTTAAGTTTTTGCAGCGATTTAATAAGCGAGGGTGCTAGTCACATAATGTATCACATTTTTTGTGCAAGTGTGGTTTGTTTTGGCCTCGAGGTCTATTGGCGGGGGTCCCATTCGTCATTTGCCCTTTTACGGGATCCCATTCCCAGTAAGTAGACTTGAACCCATACGTCTTTTGATAGTCAAGGATCATTAAGATTATCAGAAAGTGTTGATGGTTAATTTCTTATCATGACATAAGATTGTTGTGAAGTCACAAAATTTAGTCCTTTATGATGCTTATCTATCTCAAGTGATTTTGACTTCAATatccacccttttttttttttttattaatgcttTCTTATATGTtacatttttatcattattgcATCCTTTTGTTATCACattcttttatcatttgatgTTATTAATGctgataaaaatagatatatgatattatatgaaataaaagttctttttcttaaataaatacatctatttaatttcacttttaCTTTGTCCATCTAAAGaaatgaatagtgtttttttaaaaaaataataagaaactaattactttttacaaaaatattttttgcaaaaCAAACACATCTCTAGttagtttcattaaaaaaatgaattttattgaaaCAAACACATCTCTAGTTagtattatagaaaaaataattttagtgaaCTTAAGTTAATAtggtcaattttttaattaatttcaattaatgttagtatatgttttttttattgttattttttttaaaaaaaactgaacatgtcttcatttatcttattttgttgtatttacaattcttcttatatataaaaaaatatttcacctttatataaataatcaataatttaGATAAGTAACCTATGCTTCAACCACATGTGATTAACTTTTGATTTACATAATCAATACTTTATGGTGGCTACTTATTTAACCATTCTAatcatatatttcaataaattaaatatgactTGTGAcattatatacattaaaaaagtaGTTATTGTAAAGTATGGGAAGAGATTGTTTAGTAGTacaatagtttttgtttttgttatttgtctgaaaaaatattaaatttatatgttttttagtgttttttgtggttttaatatatttatattaaaaattaaaaaaaatcttaaaaaatattttttaaaaaacatgcagTACAACTGTATCAAATATACACCTAGTAAagtttaaataacttaataGTCTTATGCTGGCGCCCCCCACccaaaaaaaagtaattcaaACTTACCAGTTGACAGCAGCCTAACACCGAACCCAGTGTAAAGATCTCTCACGAAGTTATaaccatttttcttctcttacctAAAATGGTCCTCATCCCACGTGAACGAAAACGAGAGAGGTCCAGAAGAGTTCAAACTTCTCAGAACAGACCTCATAGGATTCTTGCCGGGTCTTAAATGGCCGACCAGCTTTTAAAAGCTTGAGCTGGGTTGGTCCATTATTGGCCAATGATTAATTGCAATTTGCAGACGTGGCAAGTGTCCTAATTCTTTAAAGAGGGCGGATACTGCCACTAACCTGCGGACCCACTATAGCCCCGCGTGTGCAGGGCAGGGGAACCttctcttgtttcttttttcttttattgtgctTTTCTTAAGCAGCTCCGCTTGAAAAAATTGGGAAAAAGGAACAAGCATCATTGGTAATTTTCAGGAAcagtatataaataaaataataatttatgtttgaaaaaaatagaattaaaaaagaaaaacttaaaacttTCTATTCAAATGtaatatttttccattttgataaataaaaaaccgattttttaaatttatactaAGTTTGGAAAATACATTTTTAGGTTCTTCACAATTTTTCTTTATGagtttcttcattgtttttcaaattaaaaagaaattaaaattttcaacaaataCTATATTGATATCTTTATATTTGGTAAgtgtcataaatttatttttgtattaaaactATAGTACTAGATATTTACTTTTTTTGAGCTAATAAGTATAAtgttttcatgataatttttaatttaattttaatgaaataaatattttataattagattatcacaaatacaattattaagatgattattaaaaaatatggtttcattcttaagaaaaatagctataatcttgatatatttttaatagaaaaagattcttttttatttttttttaaaaa includes:
- the LOC7458146 gene encoding DNA replication complex GINS protein PSF2 produces the protein MAGQSDSTMSLFSSEEIEFMAEDEMVEIVPNLRMDSLNFICGDYGPFYPQLAAQVPIWLALALKKRGKCTIRLPQWMSIENLTQVLEAERDSHAFQPLPFHYVEISRLLFDLAREDIPDMYMVRSLIEDIRDVRFHKVETNLEKFTASTVTWKNMSAMEVNVIRAFAGRALQAFYKHDNEQQTPDTDRTLDKQPQIPTDRPKRNLKPR